The following proteins are encoded in a genomic region of Arcobacter suis CECT 7833:
- a CDS encoding YgaP-like transmembrane domain has translation MNKFDKIRSFCRPFRIVVGLILIIIGFLISNPWFYLGIIPLVIGVVDFCPVCIFSKKCTPKAG, from the coding sequence ATGAATAAATTTGATAAAATTAGAAGTTTTTGTAGACCATTTAGAATAGTTGTGGGATTAATTTTAATTATTATAGGATTTCTTATAAGCAATCCTTGGTTTTATTTAGGAATAATTCCACTTGTAATTGGAGTAGTTGATTTTTGTCCAGTGTGTATTTTTAGTAAAAAATGTACACCAAAAGCAGGATAA
- a CDS encoding M99 family carboxypeptidase catalytic domain-containing protein — MRFIIIFFPLICLFASNTPFDLYKKETNPNQHTLLIIGGIHGDEPGGYFAPAFLEKYYKIKSGNIWIIPNLNVDSIMANNRGIYGDMNRKFNFIDKNDNDLSTVNRIKEIILEEKVDLILNLHDGFGFYRDIYEDANFNPNAWGQATIIDQEKINGLDKFGNLDEIATKVNSIVNKDNLFQEYHSFGLKNTQTKLKDDQMQQSLTYFAVTHNKPAFAIETSKNITDLTHKVIYQLKSIEEFMKIMNIEFEREFDINNYEDIKSKIFDFEKVTINNNISLNLSDIKNNMRYVPLKKEDNKFDFTHTLAKVKFNDNKYEIYIGNIKVSDLYPQIFDVATTTNKVKIIVDNKEVETSFANQIDIKNDFKIVKSDFRVNIIGFSKEGIDSEDDILVKKSDIQDIYSIDNNKTKYRAEFYKDGKFYGMIVLNFLKDN, encoded by the coding sequence ATGCGTTTTATTATTATTTTTTTTCCGTTAATTTGTCTTTTTGCTTCAAATACACCTTTTGATTTATATAAAAAAGAGACAAATCCTAATCAACATACCCTTTTGATTATAGGTGGAATTCATGGTGACGAACCTGGTGGTTATTTTGCTCCAGCTTTTTTAGAGAAATACTACAAGATTAAATCAGGAAATATATGGATTATTCCTAATTTGAATGTCGATAGTATTATGGCAAATAACAGGGGAATTTATGGTGATATGAATAGAAAATTTAATTTTATTGATAAAAATGATAATGATTTATCAACTGTAAATAGAATAAAAGAGATTATTTTAGAAGAAAAAGTGGATTTAATTTTAAATTTACACGATGGATTTGGATTTTATAGAGATATTTATGAAGATGCTAATTTCAATCCTAATGCTTGGGGACAAGCAACTATTATTGATCAAGAAAAAATAAATGGACTTGATAAATTTGGTAATTTAGACGAGATTGCAACAAAAGTTAATAGTATTGTAAATAAAGATAATTTATTTCAAGAGTATCACTCTTTTGGTCTTAAAAATACACAAACAAAACTAAAAGATGACCAAATGCAACAATCTTTGACTTATTTTGCTGTAACTCATAATAAACCTGCATTTGCCATAGAAACAAGTAAAAATATTACAGATTTAACCCATAAAGTGATTTATCAATTAAAATCTATTGAAGAATTTATGAAGATTATGAATATTGAATTTGAAAGAGAATTTGATATAAATAATTATGAAGATATAAAAAGTAAAATTTTTGATTTTGAAAAAGTTACAATAAATAATAATATATCTCTTAATTTGAGTGATATTAAAAATAATATGAGATATGTTCCTTTAAAAAAAGAGGATAATAAATTTGATTTTACACATACTCTTGCAAAAGTTAAATTTAATGACAACAAATATGAAATCTATATAGGAAATATAAAAGTATCTGATTTATACCCTCAAATTTTTGATGTAGCAACTACAACTAATAAAGTTAAAATTATTGTTGATAATAAAGAAGTTGAAACTTCTTTTGCCAATCAAATAGATATAAAAAATGATTTTAAAATAGTTAAAAGTGATTTTAGGGTAAATATTATTGGTTTTAGTAAAGAAGGAATTGATAGTGAAGATGATATCTTAGTTAAAAAAAGTGATATTCAAGATATTTATTCAATTGATAATAATAAAACAAAATATAGAGCTGAGTTTTATAAAGATGGTAAATTCTATGGAATGATAGTTCTAAATTTTTTAAAAGATAATTAA
- a CDS encoding pentapeptide repeat-containing protein has product MFIMLVLGKVLQNKMNKKRRKMFKTNDYWEEEFIEYDDKNLDSIYFDDCTFIKCDFSKSLMQNCKFTECKFINCDLSLATLKSCTFNDVTFENCKLIGISWSSCQEPFEVRFDSCNISQNSFHVMDLRQMKFIDSLIQDCGFEECNLEKSLFDNCDLAQTVFIKNNLKKANFETSKNYLIDPKQNDIQNALFSLPEALSFLSLLPIKIK; this is encoded by the coding sequence ATGTTCATAATGCTGGTACTTGGAAAAGTCTTACAAAATAAAATGAATAAAAAAAGAAGAAAAATGTTTAAAACAAATGATTATTGGGAAGAAGAGTTTATTGAGTATGATGATAAAAATTTAGATTCTATCTATTTTGATGATTGCACTTTTATAAAATGTGATTTTTCAAAAAGTCTTATGCAAAACTGTAAATTTACTGAGTGTAAATTTATAAATTGTGATTTATCTTTAGCTACATTAAAATCTTGTACTTTTAATGATGTTACTTTTGAAAATTGTAAACTTATTGGAATTTCATGGAGTTCTTGTCAAGAGCCTTTTGAAGTTAGGTTTGATTCTTGTAATATTTCTCAAAACTCTTTTCATGTTATGGATTTGCGACAAATGAAGTTTATTGATTCTTTGATACAAGATTGTGGTTTTGAGGAGTGTAATTTGGAAAAATCACTTTTTGATAACTGCGATTTAGCACAAACAGTTTTTATAAAAAATAATCTAAAAAAAGCCAATTTTGAAACCTCAAAAAACTATCTAATTGATCCAAAACAAAACGATATACAAAATGCTTTATTCTCACTTCCTGAGGCTTTGAGTTTTTTGAGTTTGCTTCCTATTAAAATAAAATAA
- a CDS encoding rhodanese-like domain-containing protein produces MNDNAIYVFIFLVAYIAYKKYTQRKVLKIVPTLMNQGGQIVDVRSEVEFAYGHKDGSINIPLGVLKNRMKELDNTKPIILCCASGSRSGLAKRTLMANGFKDVHNAGTWKSLTK; encoded by the coding sequence TTGAACGACAATGCAATTTATGTATTTATTTTCTTAGTGGCTTATATAGCTTATAAAAAATATACCCAACGTAAGGTATTAAAAATTGTTCCAACTTTGATGAATCAAGGTGGACAGATTGTTGATGTTAGAAGTGAAGTAGAGTTTGCATACGGTCACAAAGATGGAAGTATCAATATCCCATTAGGGGTACTTAAAAATAGAATGAAAGAGTTAGATAATACTAAGCCTATAATTCTATGTTGTGCTAGTGGAAGTAGAAGTGGTTTAGCAAAGCGTACTTTAATGGCAAATGGATTTAAAGATGTTCATAATGCTGGTACTTGGAAAAGTCTTACAAAATAA
- a CDS encoding SMI1/KNR4 family protein, whose translation MKKEFDKFKQWLSLNYSDGLLDLNPPATDDEINELTNTLGVELPNDFISVLKIHNGQKGEAAWLFDSLEFLSTYRIIEEFNIWKNLLETKLQGKVSTPDDGVKNDWWNINWIPFTSDGCGDHYCLDLSPTASGTKGQIITLWYQSSEREIISQSFSLWFKEYVEQLYSGELVYSQEYNSIVHKDELE comes from the coding sequence ATGAAAAAAGAATTTGACAAGTTTAAACAATGGCTTAGTCTTAATTATAGTGATGGTTTATTAGATTTAAATCCACCTGCTACTGATGATGAAATAAATGAACTTACAAACACTCTTGGAGTTGAATTACCAAATGATTTTATTAGTGTATTAAAAATACATAATGGTCAAAAAGGTGAAGCTGCTTGGCTTTTTGATTCTTTGGAGTTTTTATCAACTTACCGTATTATTGAAGAGTTTAATATTTGGAAAAACTTATTGGAAACTAAACTTCAAGGCAAAGTTTCAACTCCTGATGATGGAGTTAAAAATGATTGGTGGAATATAAACTGGATACCATTTACAAGTGATGGTTGTGGAGATCATTATTGTCTTGATTTAAGTCCAACTGCGAGTGGCACAAAAGGGCAAATTATTACTTTATGGTATCAATCAAGTGAGCGAGAAATCATATCTCAAAGTTTCTCTTTATGGTTTAAAGAGTATGTTGAACAATTATATTCAGGTGAACTTGTTTATTCCCAAGAATATAACTCTATAGTTCACAAAGATGAATTAGAATAA
- a CDS encoding pseudouridine synthase codes for MLNTTQNNPIELSTQEQNHQHFKIFKPYGFLSQFVPETRKKKKVLGELFPFPDKIMAIGRLDHDSEGLLLLTTDGMKSFQVRDKGIEKEYYVQVDGEITQDAISQLQNGVNISVNGTIYLTLPCKAFVLENEPKLPARGRNIRGLSHGPTSWISITICEGKNRQIRKMTAAVGFATLRLVRIRIGDIHIDSMIAGEVVTLANFDDALNCS; via the coding sequence ATGCTAAATACTACTCAAAACAATCCAATAGAACTCTCTACCCAAGAGCAAAATCACCAGCACTTCAAAATATTTAAGCCATACGGTTTTTTAAGTCAGTTTGTACCCGAAACACGAAAGAAGAAAAAGGTATTAGGTGAGTTATTTCCATTCCCTGATAAGATTATGGCTATTGGCAGACTAGATCACGACTCAGAAGGATTGTTGTTACTAACAACTGACGGTATGAAAAGCTTTCAAGTAAGAGATAAAGGTATAGAAAAAGAGTATTACGTGCAAGTTGATGGAGAGATTACGCAAGATGCAATATCACAGCTGCAAAATGGTGTTAATATTAGCGTTAATGGAACTATTTATCTAACCCTTCCTTGTAAAGCATTCGTGCTAGAAAATGAGCCTAAACTTCCCGCTCGTGGTCGTAATATTCGTGGTTTAAGTCATGGTCCTACTAGCTGGATTTCTATTACGATTTGTGAAGGGAAAAACCGTCAGATAAGAAAAATGACCGCTGCTGTTGGTTTTGCTACCTTAAGACTAGTAAGAATTAGGATTGGTGATATTCATATTGATAGCATGATTGCAGGTGAGGTTGTTACTCTAGCTAATTTTGATGACGCACTTAATTGCAGTTAA
- a CDS encoding 3'-5' exonuclease, whose protein sequence is MISNQDRLNLIRNFCEDDLENEVENVLKNILENGSYELKSMIKLFDLMDNSSNESDLQTPYTIGNRTIEVINTCEQLQEAMNTILLSPFIGFDSEQKPTFKKGQADNGICLIQLATQSKCYLIQNKQIKNLKPLIDFLEDEKIIKIGTGLKGDNEALFRQFNLRAKSMIDLEDIFKKLSSKNQIGAKKAASIILNEKLQKSKNMSRSNWENEELTSGQIKYATEDATVVYDVMSEILKQYPFVMKMMPMFFQERYLEE, encoded by the coding sequence GTGATTTCCAATCAAGATAGATTAAATCTAATTCGAAATTTTTGTGAAGATGATTTAGAAAATGAAGTTGAAAATGTCTTGAAAAATATTTTAGAAAATGGCTCTTATGAATTAAAATCAATGATAAAACTTTTTGATTTAATGGATAATTCAAGTAATGAAAGTGATTTACAAACTCCTTATACAATTGGTAATAGAACAATTGAAGTTATTAATACTTGCGAACAATTACAAGAGGCAATGAACACAATTTTATTATCTCCTTTTATAGGTTTTGATAGTGAACAAAAGCCAACATTTAAAAAAGGTCAAGCTGATAATGGTATTTGTCTTATTCAACTAGCTACCCAAAGTAAGTGTTATCTTATTCAAAATAAACAAATCAAAAACCTAAAACCACTTATAGATTTTTTGGAAGATGAAAAAATTATAAAAATAGGAACAGGATTAAAAGGCGATAATGAAGCACTTTTTAGACAATTTAATCTAAGAGCAAAATCAATGATTGACCTTGAAGATATATTCAAAAAACTCTCATCTAAAAACCAAATTGGAGCTAAAAAAGCAGCTTCGATAATCTTGAATGAAAAATTACAAAAATCAAAAAATATGTCAAGATCAAATTGGGAAAATGAAGAGTTAACTTCTGGACAAATCAAATACGCAACAGAAGATGCAACAGTTGTATATGATGTAATGAGTGAGATTTTAAAACAATATCCTTTTGTGATGAAAATGATGCCGATGTTTTTTCAAGAACGATATTTGGAAGAATAA
- a CDS encoding pseudouridine synthase — MNITTNDSQILLALNKPKGYLVTRSDDLGRKTVYNLLPTWLFQDGWMPIGRLDLESKGLLLFTRNGKINDALTKPGNCIKIYEVWVRGHVTDEHIIDARKGVESIHGLLKAKVERIGNGGAKTKLRVELEEGKNRHIRRLFGALKDPKFGTPLKVLELNRISIGSFKLNIELGKWRYLSTEEEKMLIKRAIKVV, encoded by the coding sequence ATGAATATAACAACAAACGATTCTCAAATACTGTTAGCTCTAAATAAACCAAAGGGATATTTAGTCACAAGATCCGATGACCTTGGGCGAAAAACTGTTTACAATCTTTTGCCAACTTGGCTTTTTCAAGATGGATGGATGCCTATTGGACGACTTGATTTAGAATCCAAAGGGCTTTTATTATTTACAAGAAATGGAAAAATAAATGATGCTTTAACAAAACCTGGTAATTGTATTAAGATATATGAAGTTTGGGTTAGAGGTCATGTAACAGATGAACATATTATTGATGCTAGAAAAGGTGTCGAGAGTATTCATGGACTACTGAAAGCAAAGGTCGAAAGAATAGGTAATGGTGGTGCAAAAACAAAACTTAGAGTCGAACTAGAAGAAGGAAAAAATCGCCATATTCGCAGACTCTTTGGCGCATTAAAAGACCCAAAATTTGGAACACCCTTGAAAGTTTTGGAGCTAAATAGAATAAGTATTGGTAGTTTTAAGCTCAACATTGAACTTGGTAAGTGGCGTTATCTCTCAACAGAAGAAGAGAAAATGCTAATAAAAAGGGCGATAAAAGTCGTCTAA
- a CDS encoding RidA family protein, with the protein MKIHRINPCKRWSDVTVFNGIATFTEVADSDTSADIKGQVKQIFDQAKATLALIDSDKTRILAVTIYITDFANFDGLNEIWDSWFPDGTAPSRACVKAELVDPNLLVEMTFTAAAGEKFQS; encoded by the coding sequence ATGAAAATTCACAGAATAAATCCATGCAAAAGATGGTCAGATGTGACAGTTTTTAATGGAATTGCTACTTTTACAGAAGTCGCAGATTCAGATACAAGTGCAGATATTAAAGGGCAAGTAAAACAAATATTTGATCAAGCCAAAGCAACTCTTGCTTTAATTGATAGTGATAAAACACGAATTTTGGCAGTTACGATTTATATTACAGATTTTGCAAACTTTGATGGTTTAAATGAGATTTGGGATTCATGGTTTCCCGATGGAACTGCACCAAGTCGAGCTTGTGTAAAAGCTGAATTAGTTGACCCCAATTTATTGGTTGAAATGACATTTACAGCAGCTGCAGGTGAGAAATTTCAATCATAA
- a CDS encoding phosphate/phosphite/phosphonate ABC transporter substrate-binding protein, translating into MKLKLLLLSIFYISNLCFAQETPIKIGIAPHSSTRVILEFHQDLRLFLENYFKRPVQILTAKNFSEFTKRSNEGTYYDLILTSPNLAVLAQKLGGYKPIMTYSKGLSTILLATDKNILESKKLPLHVIGLDPVSFPTLDAQDWLEKNGFEDGKEIKYTYTSATDSSISILLNNNADMIIMSLPNYIKLMTKEIKDLVHIIYQSEPKPSRIYLAKSADGITLEEWETALDAFSKSPEGKSHLEITKLEGFKKIEQKDLDSLGSIADKTMERLNN; encoded by the coding sequence ATGAAATTAAAACTACTTCTTCTATCAATTTTTTATATATCAAATCTTTGTTTTGCACAAGAAACTCCAATCAAAATTGGGATTGCACCACACTCATCAACTAGAGTAATTTTAGAATTTCATCAAGATTTGAGGCTTTTTTTAGAAAATTATTTTAAAAGACCTGTTCAGATTTTAACAGCAAAAAACTTTAGTGAATTTACTAAACGCTCAAATGAGGGAACTTATTATGATTTGATTTTAACTTCACCAAATCTTGCAGTTCTTGCCCAAAAACTAGGTGGATATAAACCTATTATGACTTATTCAAAAGGTCTGTCAACTATTCTTTTAGCAACTGATAAAAATATATTAGAAAGTAAAAAACTACCACTTCATGTTATTGGGTTAGACCCTGTCTCTTTTCCTACATTAGATGCACAAGATTGGTTGGAAAAAAATGGCTTTGAAGATGGAAAAGAAATCAAATATACATACACAAGTGCAACAGATAGCTCAATATCTATACTTCTAAATAATAATGCCGATATGATAATTATGTCTTTACCAAATTATATAAAACTTATGACAAAAGAGATTAAAGACCTAGTACATATAATATATCAAAGTGAACCAAAACCAAGTAGAATTTATCTAGCGAAAAGCGCGGATGGTATTACTTTAGAAGAGTGGGAAACTGCACTTGATGCTTTTTCAAAATCTCCTGAGGGTAAAAGTCATTTGGAAATTACAAAACTTGAAGGCTTTAAAAAAATTGAACAAAAAGACTTAGATAGTCTTGGTTCAATAGCAGATAAAACTATGGAAAGGTTAAATAATTAA
- a CDS encoding sensor histidine kinase encodes MRLSLSWKWVIASLLIESLMLTLMVIKNVNQLEINLSAQTNVRLDEQKILLKSALVAPLVQMDYATINAILNETKNILTIDYLAVVDNQNNCISTVGLKDCLKLPEKELNPFSKESLEDERFDTNIPITLFSESLGKIYLGLSTKFYVQAKKEMITRSIIIAIMELILSAILLITVSKWIIKNLVKLTHSADAIARGDYSQRINLGNSKETIELQESFNLMARNIEKSILDLKHLNQKEKELFEELKSQVKINHEQDILLKHQSRMVIIGEMLNNIAHQWRQPLSAITVQMSGLKLRKELDLREDEEIENTADSVMKYANYLSNTIDDFRDYVKDYNSKKEYFNIETSLNKALDIVSVSLENNFITLNIEHSENELLVDGVINELTQVFINILNNSKDILNENHIQEKLIEIKFLKENNKITITIQDNAGGVKEDIIHKIFDPYFTTKYNNQGTGIGLYMSAKIIHEHFLGQIIVKNENIEFNNKTYKGAKFFIILPL; translated from the coding sequence ATGAGATTATCTTTATCTTGGAAATGGGTAATTGCAAGTTTATTGATTGAGAGTTTAATGCTTACATTAATGGTAATAAAAAATGTAAATCAACTTGAAATAAACCTATCTGCTCAAACTAATGTAAGACTGGATGAACAAAAAATATTGTTAAAAAGTGCTTTAGTTGCACCTCTTGTTCAAATGGATTATGCAACTATTAATGCAATTTTAAACGAGACTAAAAATATTCTTACAATAGATTATCTAGCAGTTGTTGATAATCAAAATAATTGTATTTCAACTGTTGGATTAAAAGATTGTTTAAAATTACCAGAAAAAGAGTTAAACCCTTTTAGTAAAGAATCACTTGAAGATGAAAGATTTGATACAAATATTCCTATAACTTTATTTTCTGAGTCATTAGGGAAAATCTATTTAGGTCTTTCTACAAAGTTTTATGTTCAAGCAAAAAAAGAGATGATTACTCGAAGTATTATTATTGCAATAATGGAGTTAATATTATCAGCAATTTTACTTATTACTGTGAGTAAATGGATTATAAAAAATCTAGTAAAATTAACTCATAGTGCAGATGCAATTGCCCGTGGAGATTATTCTCAAAGAATAAATTTAGGCAACAGTAAAGAGACAATTGAACTTCAAGAATCTTTTAATCTAATGGCTAGAAATATAGAAAAAAGTATACTAGATTTAAAACATTTAAATCAAAAAGAAAAAGAGTTATTTGAAGAATTAAAATCTCAAGTAAAAATTAATCATGAGCAAGATATTCTTCTTAAACATCAATCAAGGATGGTAATTATTGGGGAAATGCTTAATAATATTGCCCATCAATGGAGACAACCTTTAAGTGCTATTACCGTTCAAATGAGTGGATTAAAACTAAGAAAAGAGCTAGACCTTAGAGAAGATGAAGAGATAGAAAATACAGCAGATAGTGTAATGAAATATGCAAATTATTTAAGTAATACAATTGATGATTTTAGAGATTATGTAAAAGATTACAATAGCAAAAAAGAGTATTTTAATATTGAAACTTCTTTAAATAAAGCCCTTGATATAGTATCTGTTTCCTTAGAAAATAATTTTATTACCCTAAATATTGAACACAGTGAAAATGAATTATTAGTAGATGGTGTGATAAATGAATTAACACAAGTTTTTATAAATATACTTAATAATTCAAAAGATATATTAAATGAGAATCATATACAAGAAAAACTAATAGAAATAAAATTTTTAAAAGAAAACAACAAAATCACTATCACTATTCAAGACAATGCAGGTGGAGTAAAAGAGGATATTATTCATAAAATATTTGACCCATATTTCACTACAAAATATAATAATCAAGGTACAGGAATTGGATTGTATATGAGTGCAAAAATTATTCATGAACATTTTTTAGGTCAGATAATTGTTAAAAATGAAAATATAGAATTTAATAATAAAACCTATAAAGGTGCAAAATTTTTCATAATTTTACCACTATAA
- a CDS encoding putative quinol monooxygenase, with protein MAITRQIIFLAKRDCIKELKALLKSTIEESKKEEGCLMYEVFQTKNNPVEFIVIDSWESEEALNKHYETPHYKHFINNFKQYNAHIEPFELEIL; from the coding sequence ATGGCAATTACAAGACAAATAATATTTTTAGCAAAAAGAGATTGTATAAAAGAACTAAAAGCATTACTTAAATCGACTATTGAAGAGTCTAAAAAAGAAGAGGGATGTTTGATGTATGAAGTTTTTCAAACAAAAAATAATCCTGTTGAATTTATTGTGATTGATTCATGGGAAAGTGAAGAAGCATTAAACAAACACTACGAAACCCCACATTACAAACATTTTATAAATAATTTCAAACAATACAACGCTCATATTGAGCCTTTTGAATTAGAAATTTTATAA
- a CDS encoding GNAT family N-acetyltransferase encodes MNENIEKKSVILRKTELHELDKFKSDLQESFRVSAEKEFGHSLEEPIPSDQDIDESIKTDNSIVYSIFFENELVGGAIIYINEITQHNSLAFFFIMTTNHSRGIGHLAWEAIEKEHPKTKIWETVTPYFEKRNIHFYVNKCGFKIVEFYNKYRPDPNHTSQESLEEDEMFRFEKIMK; translated from the coding sequence ATGAATGAAAATATTGAAAAAAAATCTGTAATTCTTCGAAAAACTGAATTACATGAATTAGATAAGTTTAAATCCGATTTACAAGAATCTTTCAGAGTATCTGCAGAAAAAGAATTTGGACATAGTTTAGAAGAACCTATTCCTTCTGATCAAGATATTGATGAATCAATTAAGACTGATAATTCTATTGTTTACAGTATATTTTTTGAAAATGAATTAGTTGGAGGAGCTATTATTTATATTAATGAGATTACTCAGCATAATTCTCTTGCTTTTTTCTTCATTATGACAACTAATCATAGTCGTGGAATTGGACACCTTGCTTGGGAAGCAATTGAAAAAGAACATCCAAAAACAAAGATTTGGGAAACGGTTACTCCGTATTTTGAAAAAAGAAACATCCATTTTTATGTGAATAAATGTGGTTTTAAAATTGTAGAATTTTACAATAAGTATAGACCAGATCCTAATCATACATCTCAAGAATCTTTGGAAGAAGATGAAATGTTTAGATTTGAAAAGATTATGAAATAG
- a CDS encoding protein adenylyltransferase SelO, with protein sequence MKKNTNKNIETFQELVNSSDYSFIEKLNSDPDAKFNGDNKLSREVFSGHYVPVSPTAIKEPIYISHSANFFKELGFSENLIKSEDFIKMFSGDMSNISKLEQNTGWATGYALSIYGTEYYAQCPFQTGNGYGDGRAISVFEALINGKRWEFQLKGAGKTPYCRGADGRAVLRSSVREFLAQEHMHALGIPTSRSLTLFTSKKEQVTRPWFRDNSYSKDPEVMIEEDVAITTRVASSFIRVGQLELFGRRARKNEHENALKELEMIVLHLIDREYSEVINQELKLEEKVILLANEFQNRLTSMVANWIRVGYCQGNFNSDNCAAGGFTLDYGPFGFIEMFDPKYQSWTGGGMHFSFFNQPIAALKNFKSFCSALKPLLNSNAQTLEELEKIENNFSKIMQEKMEKMWAKKLGIDKFDVELFEELMNLMIETKVDYTIFFRELSNIPNDIKELEKSFYGSLKNENIKSRWNNWLEKWKSFINVNDKKSKESLSNQMKLINPKYTLREWHLVWAYQESQNGNYEPVNKLQEIMTNPYEEQTKEIEEKYYIKKPSDFFGIAGISHVSCSS encoded by the coding sequence ATGAAAAAAAATACTAACAAAAATATAGAAACATTCCAAGAACTTGTAAATTCAAGTGATTATTCATTTATAGAAAAACTTAACAGTGACCCTGATGCAAAATTTAATGGAGACAATAAATTATCAAGAGAGGTTTTTAGTGGTCACTATGTACCAGTAAGTCCAACTGCGATTAAAGAGCCAATATATATTTCTCACAGTGCTAATTTTTTTAAAGAATTAGGCTTTTCTGAGAACTTAATAAAATCAGAAGATTTTATCAAAATGTTTTCAGGTGATATGTCTAATATTTCTAAACTTGAGCAAAATACAGGTTGGGCGACTGGATATGCACTATCTATTTATGGAACTGAATATTATGCCCAATGTCCTTTTCAAACTGGAAATGGATATGGAGATGGTAGAGCAATCTCAGTTTTTGAAGCTCTTATAAATGGTAAAAGATGGGAATTTCAACTAAAAGGTGCTGGAAAAACACCATATTGTAGAGGTGCAGATGGGCGTGCAGTTTTAAGGTCAAGTGTTCGTGAGTTTTTAGCCCAAGAACATATGCACGCACTTGGTATTCCAACATCAAGGTCTTTAACTCTATTTACTTCTAAAAAAGAGCAAGTAACAAGACCTTGGTTTAGAGATAATTCTTACTCAAAAGACCCAGAAGTTATGATTGAAGAAGATGTTGCAATCACTACAAGGGTCGCATCTTCGTTTATAAGAGTTGGACAACTTGAACTTTTTGGCAGACGTGCTAGAAAAAATGAACATGAAAATGCTTTAAAAGAATTGGAAATGATTGTTTTACATTTGATTGATAGAGAGTACAGTGAAGTAATCAATCAAGAGTTAAAACTAGAAGAAAAAGTTATTTTACTAGCAAATGAGTTTCAAAATCGACTTACATCAATGGTTGCTAACTGGATAAGAGTTGGATATTGTCAAGGTAACTTCAACAGTGATAACTGTGCAGCGGGAGGTTTTACTCTTGATTATGGACCATTCGGCTTTATCGAAATGTTTGACCCAAAATATCAATCTTGGACAGGTGGAGGAATGCACTTTTCATTTTTTAATCAACCAATTGCTGCTTTAAAAAACTTTAAATCGTTTTGTAGTGCTTTAAAACCATTACTTAATTCAAATGCTCAGACTTTAGAAGAACTTGAAAAAATTGAAAATAACTTTTCAAAAATCATGCAAGAAAAAATGGAAAAGATGTGGGCTAAAAAACTAGGAATTGATAAGTTTGATGTTGAATTGTTTGAAGAACTTATGAATCTTATGATAGAAACAAAAGTTGACTATACTATATTTTTTAGAGAACTTTCAAATATTCCAAATGACATCAAAGAACTAGAAAAAAGTTTTTATGGAAGTTTGAAAAATGAAAATATAAAATCAAGATGGAATAATTGGTTAGAAAAATGGAAATCTTTTATAAATGTAAATGATAAAAAGTCTAAAGAGAGCCTTTCAAATCAAATGAAACTAATTAATCCAAAATATACTTTAAGAGAGTGGCATTTAGTTTGGGCTTATCAAGAATCGCAAAACGGAAACTATGAACCAGTAAATAAACTACAAGAGATAATGACAAATCCATACGAAGAACAGACAAAAGAGATAGAAGAGAAATATTATATTAAAAAACCTTCAGATTTTTTTGGAATAGCTGGTATATCACATGTGAGTTGTTCTTCGTAG